In one window of Micromonospora cathayae DNA:
- a CDS encoding adenylosuccinate synthase has protein sequence MPAIVLLGAQWGDEGKGKVTDLLGGRVDYVVRYSGGNNAGHTVITPDGQKYALHLMPSGALSPSAMIVIGNGVVVDPKVLLAEIDGLAERGVDVSRLRISGDAHLIMPHHRALDRVVERYLGSARIGTTGRGIGPAYGDKVARMGIRLQDLLDPGILRKKLELALREKNQILFKVYNRKAMDVDATVEEYLEYAERLRPYIAETRAMLWDALDRGETVLLEGAQATMLDMDHGTYPFVTSSNPTAGGACVGAGIPPTAITKVIAVSKAYTTRVGSGPFPTELFDDNGQHLRKVGHEYGTTTGRERRCGWFDAVVARYACRLNGVTDLVVTKLDVLTGLPKVPICVGYEINGERVDDMPMTQTDFHHATPIYEELDGWWEDITKARTEDELPENARRYIARVEELCGTRVSVVGVGPGREENVLRHPLLP, from the coding sequence ATGCCAGCGATCGTGCTGCTCGGCGCTCAGTGGGGCGACGAGGGCAAGGGCAAGGTTACCGACCTGCTGGGTGGGCGGGTCGACTACGTGGTGCGCTACTCGGGCGGCAACAACGCCGGGCACACGGTGATCACGCCGGACGGCCAGAAGTACGCGCTGCACCTGATGCCGAGCGGGGCGCTCTCGCCGAGTGCCATGATCGTCATCGGCAACGGCGTGGTGGTCGACCCGAAGGTGCTGCTGGCCGAGATCGACGGGCTCGCCGAGCGTGGCGTCGACGTCTCCCGGCTGCGGATCTCCGGTGACGCGCACCTGATCATGCCGCACCACCGCGCACTGGACCGGGTGGTCGAGCGGTACCTGGGCTCGGCCCGGATCGGCACCACCGGTCGGGGCATCGGCCCGGCGTACGGCGACAAGGTCGCCCGGATGGGCATCCGCCTCCAGGACCTGCTCGACCCGGGCATCCTGCGCAAGAAGCTCGAACTGGCGCTGCGCGAGAAGAACCAGATCCTGTTCAAGGTCTACAACCGTAAGGCGATGGACGTCGACGCCACCGTCGAGGAGTACCTGGAGTACGCGGAGCGGCTGCGGCCGTACATCGCGGAGACCCGGGCGATGCTCTGGGACGCCCTGGACCGGGGCGAGACCGTGCTGCTGGAGGGTGCCCAGGCCACCATGCTCGACATGGACCACGGCACGTACCCGTTCGTCACCTCCTCCAACCCGACGGCCGGTGGTGCCTGCGTGGGTGCCGGCATCCCACCGACCGCCATCACGAAGGTGATCGCGGTCAGCAAGGCGTACACCACCCGGGTCGGTTCCGGTCCGTTCCCCACCGAACTCTTCGACGACAACGGCCAGCACCTGCGCAAGGTCGGTCACGAGTACGGCACCACCACCGGCCGGGAGCGGCGCTGCGGCTGGTTCGACGCGGTGGTCGCCCGGTACGCCTGCCGTCTCAACGGGGTCACCGACCTGGTCGTCACCAAGCTGGACGTGCTCACCGGCCTGCCGAAGGTGCCGATCTGCGTCGGGTACGAGATCAACGGCGAACGCGTCGACGACATGCCGATGACGCAGACCGACTTCCACCACGCGACTCCGATCTACGAGGAGCTCGACGGCTGGTGGGAGGACATCACCAAGGCCCGTACCGAGGACGAACTGCCGGAGAACGCCCGCCGCTACATCGCCCGCGTCGAGGAACTCTGCGGCACCCGGGTCAGCGTCGTCGGCGTAGGCCCCGGCCGCGAGGAGAACGTCCTCCGCCACCCCCTCCTCCCCTAA
- a CDS encoding type IV toxin-antitoxin system AbiEi family antitoxin domain-containing protein has protein sequence MDAFTVVRRVAQGRDGVVTLAQAQQAGLSAHEIHRLCRAGRWRVVARGSYLVDADRYDDVPRRARVRAAVTSFGRYAVAVLGTAAELHGIAGLARTDEIHLSLPGPAARPARAAHPEVMVHQLVIEPGQVGQVYGIPATDPVRTVADLALRTDRFTAVSLLDSAVNQQFMTADDMLVIPRLLGRRRGAVAARLCLAEADGRAQSPLETRVRLRCVDGRVPPDDLQVEVRDDDGYLLGVGDLGWRARRVLAEADGRGPHAAPEAVFADRRRQNRLVNAGWTVLRFTWQDTLHPAYVPDTVRQALRTPPPPR, from the coding sequence ATGGATGCCTTCACCGTGGTGCGGCGGGTCGCGCAGGGTCGTGACGGGGTCGTGACGTTGGCTCAGGCGCAGCAGGCCGGCCTGAGTGCACACGAGATCCACCGACTCTGCCGGGCCGGCCGTTGGCGGGTGGTGGCCCGGGGAAGCTACCTGGTGGACGCCGACCGGTACGACGACGTTCCGCGCCGCGCACGTGTCCGGGCCGCGGTGACGTCCTTCGGGCGGTACGCGGTCGCGGTGCTCGGGACGGCCGCCGAGCTGCACGGAATCGCCGGCCTGGCACGTACGGACGAGATTCACCTCTCCCTGCCGGGTCCGGCGGCGAGGCCGGCCCGGGCGGCGCATCCCGAGGTGATGGTGCACCAGTTGGTGATCGAGCCGGGGCAGGTCGGTCAGGTGTACGGAATTCCCGCCACCGACCCGGTCCGGACCGTCGCCGACCTGGCGCTGCGGACGGACCGTTTCACCGCCGTGTCCCTGCTCGACTCGGCGGTGAACCAGCAGTTCATGACCGCCGACGACATGCTCGTGATCCCTCGCCTGCTCGGTCGGCGACGAGGGGCCGTGGCGGCACGTCTGTGCCTGGCCGAGGCGGACGGCCGGGCCCAGTCCCCGTTGGAGACGCGGGTCAGGCTGCGCTGCGTGGACGGCCGGGTCCCGCCGGACGATCTCCAGGTCGAGGTGCGTGACGACGACGGCTACCTGCTGGGGGTCGGTGATCTGGGGTGGCGGGCTCGGAGAGTTCTGGCGGAGGCGGACGGCCGGGGGCCGCATGCTGCCCCGGAGGCGGTCTTCGCCGACCGCCGTCGACAGAACCGCCTGGTCAACGCCGGCTGGACGGTCCTCCGTTTCACCTGGCAGGACACACTGCACCCGGCCTACGTCCCGGACACCGTCCGACAAGCCCTCCGCACCCCACCTCCGCCCCGTTGA
- the purD gene encoding phosphoribosylamine--glycine ligase, whose amino-acid sequence MRVLLVGGGGREHALALGLAADPSVARLIAAPGNPGIAGVAELRQVDVTDPAAVAALAVENAVDLVVIGPEAPLVAGVADAVRAKGVACFGPSAEAARLEGSKTFAKDVMTAAAVPTARAYTCTDEAETAKALDEFGPPYVVKNDGLAAGKGVVVTEDRAAALAHAAECGRVVVEEYLAGPEVSLFVVTDGEAAVPLLPAQDFKRVGDGDTGPNTGGMGAYAPLPWAPSGLVDEVMADVVHPTLVEMRRRGTPFAGLLYVGLAITAAGPRVIEFNARFGDPETQVVLALLESPLGGLLHAAATGTLAAHPPLRWRDGSAVTVVVAAENYPGSPRTGDVITGGELPGVIHAGTRRGEDGSLRSAGGRVLCATATGADLATARDAAYALVDSVELAGSHHRRDIAAAAVRGEIHLPR is encoded by the coding sequence GTGCGGGTACTTCTTGTGGGTGGTGGGGGGCGGGAGCATGCGCTCGCGCTCGGGTTGGCTGCCGATCCGTCGGTGGCGCGGCTGATCGCGGCACCGGGGAATCCGGGGATCGCGGGGGTGGCGGAGCTGCGGCAGGTGGACGTCACCGATCCGGCCGCCGTGGCCGCGTTGGCCGTGGAGAACGCCGTCGACCTGGTGGTGATCGGCCCGGAGGCCCCGCTGGTCGCCGGGGTCGCCGACGCGGTACGCGCCAAGGGCGTCGCCTGCTTCGGGCCGTCCGCCGAGGCCGCCCGGCTGGAGGGTTCCAAGACGTTCGCCAAGGACGTGATGACCGCCGCCGCGGTGCCCACCGCGCGGGCGTACACCTGCACCGACGAGGCGGAGACCGCGAAGGCGCTGGACGAGTTCGGCCCGCCGTACGTGGTGAAGAACGACGGACTGGCCGCCGGCAAGGGCGTGGTGGTCACCGAAGACCGGGCCGCCGCGCTGGCCCACGCCGCCGAGTGCGGACGGGTGGTGGTCGAGGAGTACCTCGCCGGCCCGGAGGTGTCGCTGTTCGTGGTGACCGACGGCGAGGCGGCGGTGCCGCTCCTGCCGGCGCAGGACTTCAAGCGGGTCGGTGACGGCGACACCGGTCCCAACACCGGCGGCATGGGGGCGTACGCGCCACTGCCCTGGGCTCCGTCCGGCCTGGTGGACGAGGTGATGGCGGACGTCGTGCACCCGACGCTGGTCGAGATGCGCCGCCGGGGTACCCCGTTCGCCGGTCTCCTCTACGTCGGGTTGGCGATCACCGCGGCCGGGCCCCGGGTGATCGAGTTCAACGCCCGCTTCGGTGACCCGGAGACCCAGGTGGTGCTCGCCCTGCTCGAGTCACCGCTCGGCGGGCTGCTGCACGCGGCGGCCACCGGCACCCTCGCCGCACATCCGCCGCTGCGGTGGCGGGACGGGTCCGCGGTGACCGTGGTGGTCGCCGCCGAGAACTACCCGGGCAGCCCGCGTACCGGGGACGTGATCACCGGCGGTGAGCTTCCGGGCGTGATTCACGCCGGCACCCGTCGGGGCGAGGACGGCAGTCTGCGTTCGGCCGGTGGCCGGGTGCTCTGTGCCACGGCCACCGGTGCCGACCTGGCCACCGCCCGGGACGCGGCGTACGCGCTGGTCGACTCGGTCGAGTTGGCCGGCTCGCACCACCGGCGGGACATCGCGGCGGCAGCCGTCCGGGGGGAGATCCACCTACCGAGGTGA
- a CDS encoding N,N-dimethylformamidase beta subunit family domain-containing protein produces the protein MAGVRRRRALGLLTFGASAATAATAGALWPNPTARRAETVRDRWGAPTPTPTPVEQENRSAGRPWPPTDDRRPGVDDRHRQIQGYASVTSVAHGQTIDFHVAVQPAGAYRISIVRLGWYDGAGARELLTSSELTGRPAPVPAPDPRTGTLVCRWPVSWTLRIPDDWISGLYQAIFTSADGWRGYTPFVVRDDRRAAALCVVLPFTTYQAYNQWPMDQVSGRSLYYGYRAGMLDYDRRALEVSFDRPYAHQGWPKHLDRDHDFIRWAERNNYDVTYATSEDLHLGRLDPARYRGIVFSGHDEYWSRPMRLAAERAVTAGTSLAFLAANSVYWHVRLRSTADGRPARLLTCHKTSPDPWSDAAGPTTYWRSVAPDGSTAEQGLLGVQYNGIVPTPQPLVVSSAGHWFWAGTGLADGDRIPALVGGEADGRTAGYPEPVGGTGTTLSASAYQNRAGLWRVQNTHVYETPQGGVVFAAATLYWTMALDRAGHRDERIQRATANLLDRMTRPR, from the coding sequence ATGGCAGGTGTGCGTCGGCGTCGGGCCCTCGGCCTGCTCACCTTCGGCGCGTCCGCAGCCACCGCAGCCACCGCCGGCGCCCTCTGGCCGAACCCGACGGCCCGGCGCGCCGAGACCGTCCGGGACCGGTGGGGAGCCCCCACCCCGACCCCCACCCCGGTCGAGCAGGAGAACAGGTCCGCCGGCCGGCCCTGGCCGCCCACCGACGACCGCCGGCCGGGCGTCGACGACCGCCACCGCCAGATCCAGGGGTACGCCTCGGTGACCAGCGTCGCGCACGGCCAGACCATCGACTTCCATGTCGCGGTCCAGCCCGCCGGGGCGTACCGGATCTCGATCGTCCGCCTCGGTTGGTACGACGGGGCCGGCGCCCGGGAGCTGCTGACGAGTTCGGAGCTGACCGGACGACCGGCACCGGTGCCCGCCCCCGACCCGCGCACCGGGACGCTGGTCTGCCGCTGGCCGGTCTCCTGGACCCTGCGCATCCCCGACGACTGGATTTCCGGCCTCTACCAGGCGATCTTCACCTCGGCCGACGGCTGGCGCGGCTACACCCCCTTCGTGGTCCGGGACGACCGGCGGGCCGCCGCGCTCTGCGTGGTCCTGCCCTTCACCACCTACCAGGCGTACAACCAGTGGCCGATGGACCAGGTCTCCGGCCGGAGTCTCTACTACGGGTACCGCGCCGGGATGCTGGACTACGACCGGCGCGCCCTGGAGGTCTCGTTCGACCGCCCGTACGCCCACCAGGGCTGGCCCAAGCACCTCGACCGGGACCACGACTTCATCCGGTGGGCGGAACGCAACAACTACGACGTCACCTACGCCACCAGCGAGGACCTGCACCTCGGCCGGCTCGACCCGGCCCGGTACCGGGGCATCGTCTTCAGCGGACACGACGAATACTGGTCACGGCCCATGCGCCTCGCGGCGGAACGCGCGGTGACCGCCGGGACCAGCCTGGCCTTCCTCGCCGCGAACAGCGTCTACTGGCACGTCCGGCTCCGGTCGACGGCGGACGGACGCCCCGCCCGGCTGCTCACCTGCCACAAGACGTCACCGGACCCGTGGTCGGACGCCGCCGGCCCGACCACCTACTGGCGCAGCGTCGCCCCGGACGGCAGCACCGCCGAACAGGGACTGCTCGGCGTCCAGTACAACGGCATCGTCCCCACCCCGCAGCCGCTGGTGGTCAGCTCGGCCGGACACTGGTTCTGGGCCGGCACCGGGCTGGCCGACGGCGACCGGATTCCCGCCCTGGTCGGTGGCGAAGCCGACGGCCGCACCGCAGGCTACCCGGAGCCGGTCGGCGGCACCGGTACGACGCTCAGCGCCAGCGCGTACCAGAACCGGGCCGGGCTGTGGCGGGTACAGAACACCCACGTCTACGAGACCCCACAGGGTGGGGTGGTCTTCGCCGCCGCCACGCTGTACTGGACGATGGCCCTCGACCGTGCCGGCCACCGGGACGAACGGATCCAACGGGCCACCGCCAACCTGCTGGACCGGATGACCCGCCCCCGCTGA
- a CDS encoding AMP-binding protein, with product MPTDLPFVVATLIRRGLLAPGPPVRVAAQLNALRKWGFSLAGELRQAAARDPGRVAVVDQDGRETSYADLLDRAERLARGLRSVAGVRAGDRVGVLGRNHPGLIETMVATTLLGADAVLVNTGLSAGQLVTVAGEQRLRVLVHDTEFTDRTLGLPAEVRRIDERQHAELVAGAGRAPRPGGRRAIPGGLRPPPRDGRTIVLTSGTTGAPKGAQRRNPTGFGPLVSIIDPIPLHVRNRIMIAAPLFHTWGYAALQVSFALRATIVLHRRFDPAGTLAALVAHRCDALFAVPVMLQRLLEVPPPHPRPPLRVVAVSGSALPGGLANTFMDAYGDVVYNLYGSTEVSWASIATPADLRAHPTTAGRPPHGTRLAILDDEGRPVPTGQVGRIFVGNGMLFEGYTSGAGRASHDGLLDTGDLGRIDGDGRLFVDGRADDMIVSGGENVFPAEVEDLIARLPEVREVAVLGVPDDEYGQRLAAFLSLHPDRTLDADAVRDHVRHHLARFSVPRDVIFVSHLPRNATGKVLARELRSHYD from the coding sequence TTGCCGACCGACCTGCCGTTCGTCGTCGCCACGCTCATCCGGCGCGGGCTGCTCGCGCCCGGCCCACCGGTCCGGGTGGCGGCCCAGCTCAACGCACTGCGGAAGTGGGGGTTCAGCCTCGCCGGGGAGCTGCGCCAGGCGGCCGCCCGGGATCCCGGCCGCGTCGCGGTCGTCGACCAGGACGGCCGGGAGACCAGCTACGCCGACCTGCTCGACCGGGCCGAGCGGCTGGCCCGGGGCCTACGGTCGGTGGCCGGCGTACGGGCCGGCGACCGGGTCGGGGTGCTCGGCCGCAACCATCCCGGCCTGATCGAGACCATGGTGGCGACCACCCTGCTCGGCGCGGACGCGGTACTGGTCAACACCGGGCTCTCCGCCGGCCAGCTGGTCACCGTCGCCGGGGAGCAGCGGCTGCGGGTGCTGGTCCACGACACCGAGTTCACCGACCGGACCCTCGGCCTGCCGGCCGAGGTGCGGCGCATCGACGAACGACAGCACGCCGAACTGGTCGCCGGGGCCGGTCGTGCGCCACGGCCCGGGGGAAGGCGAGCGATACCGGGCGGGCTGCGCCCGCCGCCCCGGGACGGCCGGACCATCGTGCTCACCTCCGGCACCACCGGCGCGCCGAAGGGGGCACAGCGGCGCAACCCGACCGGCTTCGGTCCGCTGGTCTCGATCATCGACCCGATCCCGCTGCACGTCCGGAACCGCATCATGATCGCCGCGCCGCTCTTCCACACCTGGGGGTACGCCGCCCTCCAGGTGTCGTTCGCGCTGCGCGCCACCATCGTGCTGCACCGCCGGTTCGACCCGGCCGGCACACTGGCCGCGCTCGTCGCCCACCGCTGCGACGCGCTGTTCGCCGTACCGGTGATGCTGCAACGGTTGCTGGAGGTGCCGCCGCCGCACCCGCGCCCGCCACTGCGGGTGGTCGCGGTCAGCGGGTCGGCGCTGCCCGGCGGGCTGGCCAACACCTTCATGGACGCCTACGGGGACGTCGTCTACAACCTGTACGGCTCGACCGAGGTCTCCTGGGCCTCCATCGCCACCCCCGCCGACCTGCGCGCCCACCCCACCACGGCGGGCCGGCCACCGCACGGCACCCGGCTGGCGATCCTCGACGACGAGGGCCGACCGGTCCCGACCGGGCAGGTCGGGCGGATCTTCGTCGGCAACGGGATGCTCTTCGAGGGGTACACCTCCGGGGCCGGCCGGGCCAGCCACGACGGCCTGCTCGACACCGGTGACCTGGGACGGATCGACGGCGACGGGCGGCTCTTCGTCGACGGCCGCGCCGACGACATGATCGTCTCCGGTGGCGAGAACGTCTTCCCCGCCGAGGTGGAGGACCTGATCGCCCGGCTACCCGAGGTCCGCGAGGTCGCGGTGCTCGGGGTACCGGACGACGAGTACGGCCAGCGGCTCGCCGCCTTCCTCAGCCTGCACCCCGACCGGACCCTCGACGCCGACGCGGTCCGCGACCACGTCCGGCACCACCTGGCCCGGTTCTCCGTACCCCGGGACGTGATCTTCGTGAGCCATCTGCCGCGCAACGCCACCGGTAAGGTCCTGGCCCGGGAGCTGCGCAGCCACTACGACTGA
- a CDS encoding acyl-CoA dehydrogenase family protein: MAEFSLDLNEEQRDLRDWVHGFAAEVVRPAAAEWDEREETPWPVITEAAKVGLYGFEFLVTCWGDPTGLSLPIASEELFWGDAGIGLSIFGTSLAVAAIYGSGTPEQLVEWVPQCFGDAESPAVAAFCSTEPEAGSDVAAMRTRAVYDEARDEWVLRGQKAYATNGGIAGVHVVTASVEPELGSRGQAAFVVPPGTKGLHATRKLRKLGLRASHTADVFLDEVRVPGSCLLGGRDALLARLDRARSGQRSSGQRSSGGQAAMRTFELSRPTVGAQAIGVARAAYEYALEYAKERVQFGRPIITNQAVAFALADMKMEIDAARLLVWRASWMGRNDKPFAAGEGSMSKLKAGEVAVAVTEKAVQLLGGAGFLRDHPVERWYRDAKIYTIFEGTSEIQRLVISRAISGVQIR, translated from the coding sequence ATGGCCGAGTTCTCGCTCGACCTGAACGAGGAACAGCGGGACCTCCGCGACTGGGTGCACGGCTTCGCCGCTGAGGTCGTGCGCCCGGCCGCGGCCGAGTGGGACGAACGCGAGGAAACCCCCTGGCCGGTCATCACCGAGGCGGCCAAGGTCGGCCTCTACGGCTTCGAGTTCCTCGTCACCTGCTGGGGTGACCCCACCGGCCTCTCCCTCCCGATCGCCAGCGAAGAACTCTTCTGGGGTGACGCCGGCATCGGGCTCAGCATCTTCGGCACCTCCCTCGCCGTCGCCGCCATCTACGGCTCCGGCACCCCCGAACAGCTCGTCGAGTGGGTGCCCCAGTGCTTCGGCGACGCCGAGTCCCCGGCCGTCGCCGCGTTCTGCTCCACCGAACCCGAGGCCGGCTCCGACGTCGCCGCCATGCGGACCCGGGCGGTCTACGACGAGGCCCGCGACGAGTGGGTGCTGCGCGGGCAGAAGGCGTACGCCACCAACGGCGGGATCGCCGGCGTGCACGTGGTCACCGCCTCGGTCGAGCCCGAACTCGGCTCGCGCGGCCAGGCCGCGTTCGTCGTACCGCCCGGAACGAAAGGGCTGCACGCCACCCGCAAGCTGCGCAAACTCGGGCTGCGCGCATCCCACACCGCCGACGTCTTCCTCGACGAGGTACGCGTACCGGGCAGTTGCCTGCTCGGCGGGCGGGACGCCCTGCTGGCCCGGCTCGACCGGGCCCGCTCCGGGCAACGCTCCTCCGGCCAGCGCTCCTCCGGCGGCCAGGCCGCGATGCGGACCTTTGAACTGTCCCGGCCCACCGTCGGCGCGCAGGCGATCGGAGTGGCCCGCGCCGCCTACGAGTACGCCCTGGAGTACGCCAAGGAACGGGTCCAGTTCGGTCGGCCGATCATCACCAACCAGGCGGTCGCGTTCGCGCTGGCCGACATGAAGATGGAGATCGACGCCGCCCGGCTGCTGGTCTGGCGGGCCTCCTGGATGGGCCGCAACGACAAGCCGTTCGCCGCCGGTGAGGGCTCGATGTCCAAGCTGAAGGCGGGCGAGGTGGCCGTCGCGGTCACCGAGAAGGCGGTACAGCTGCTCGGCGGGGCCGGTTTCCTCCGCGACCACCCGGTCGAACGCTGGTACCGGGACGCCAAGATCTACACCATCTTCGAGGGCACCTCGGAGATCCAGCGACTGGTCATCTCCCGCGCCATCTCCGGCGTCCAGATCCGCTGA
- a CDS encoding SCP2 sterol-binding domain-containing protein, which produces MTEFDPATFASVGPKEFAKLVKSTPDKQIAEIMAGEHRGKILDEVFNRMPTIFRPEKAGSTNAVLHWNITGGPGGATDTYEVVIENGTCVVNPTPQRDPKLSLTLGPVEFLKIVSGNGNPAMMFMTGKLKAKGDLGLAANIPNLFDIPKA; this is translated from the coding sequence ATGACTGAGTTCGACCCGGCCACGTTCGCGTCGGTCGGCCCCAAGGAGTTCGCCAAGCTGGTCAAGTCCACGCCGGACAAGCAGATCGCCGAGATCATGGCGGGCGAGCACCGGGGCAAGATCCTCGACGAGGTCTTCAACCGGATGCCGACGATCTTCCGGCCGGAGAAGGCCGGCTCCACCAACGCCGTCCTGCACTGGAACATCACCGGCGGCCCCGGCGGGGCGACCGACACCTACGAGGTCGTCATCGAGAACGGCACCTGCGTGGTCAACCCGACCCCGCAGCGGGACCCGAAGCTGAGCCTGACCCTCGGGCCGGTCGAGTTCCTCAAGATCGTCTCCGGCAACGGCAACCCGGCCATGATGTTCATGACCGGCAAGCTCAAGGCCAAGGGCGACCTGGGCCTGGCCGCCAACATCCCCAACCTGTTCGACATCCCCAAGGCCTGA
- a CDS encoding TetR/AcrR family transcriptional regulator → MLDAAVRAFSRRGFHAASMDEIAEDAGISKPMVYAYLGTKEELFVACLHREGTRMVEAIAGAAAPDLPADERLWRGLRAFFGFVGRHRDGWVVLYRQARGEQPFARELATMRGKLVEVVAGMLDHALRARGREVRETDLEVVAYALVGASESLADWLADHPEADPEKTATRMMNVAWLGADQLLRGITWRPTDR, encoded by the coding sequence ATGCTCGACGCGGCCGTGCGAGCCTTCTCACGCAGGGGATTCCATGCTGCCAGCATGGACGAGATCGCCGAGGACGCCGGCATCTCCAAACCGATGGTGTACGCCTATCTCGGCACGAAGGAAGAACTCTTCGTGGCCTGCCTGCACCGGGAGGGCACCCGGATGGTGGAGGCGATCGCCGGGGCGGCCGCCCCCGACCTGCCCGCCGACGAGCGGCTCTGGCGGGGGCTGCGGGCCTTCTTCGGGTTCGTCGGCCGGCACCGCGACGGCTGGGTCGTGCTCTACCGGCAGGCCCGGGGCGAGCAGCCGTTCGCCCGGGAACTCGCCACCATGCGCGGCAAGCTGGTCGAGGTGGTCGCCGGCATGCTCGACCACGCGCTGCGCGCCCGGGGCCGCGAGGTCCGCGAAACCGACCTGGAAGTGGTCGCGTACGCGCTGGTCGGGGCGAGCGAGTCGCTGGCCGACTGGCTCGCCGACCACCCCGAGGCGGACCCGGAGAAGACCGCCACCCGGATGATGAACGTCGCCTGGCTGGGCGCGGACCAACTCCTGCGCGGCATCACCTGGCGGCCCACCGACCGGTGA
- a CDS encoding HEAT repeat domain-containing protein: MLDHLDDIDWARLGHAYGSAADVPDQLRALRSPDEKVRKDALGALYANIFHQGTRYEASAYAVPFLLELLADPATPDRDWLLHLLTSLAIGYDESWLPDGVAIAEHRDAAQGGRELLAAKPPPWTDDEDDSDDEDDDSDDGYEDGDKEYVEYAYVESLSEADQGRLWAYIALAGYDAVRAGVPLFRDLLTDPDQGVRVGAAYALAWFPEEAAGSVPALVAAAESGRTPGETATALVAAGLLGAAPDAALLTDPRPVVRWAAAVARARVLGDRTDDATVDELLRWSAVVPEPAGDDDSVPFLGGDLSGYAGTALRHAGPRHADRAFDALLDRLPRVDGKEALRVTAEALRLAFPDGRLPAGTPATALTPAQRRLADTLVGAPGAWLIDGRRFGNFEMLLMEYGLPRDRDELAGYLG, encoded by the coding sequence GTGCTCGATCACCTCGACGACATCGACTGGGCGCGGCTCGGCCACGCCTACGGCTCCGCCGCCGACGTACCCGACCAGCTCCGCGCGTTGCGTTCCCCGGACGAGAAGGTCCGCAAGGACGCCCTCGGCGCGCTCTACGCCAACATCTTCCACCAGGGCACCCGGTACGAGGCGTCCGCGTACGCGGTGCCGTTCCTGCTGGAGCTGCTCGCCGACCCGGCCACCCCGGACCGGGACTGGCTGCTGCACCTGCTGACCTCGCTGGCCATCGGGTACGACGAGAGCTGGCTGCCGGACGGCGTCGCGATCGCCGAGCACCGCGACGCGGCACAGGGCGGGCGGGAACTGCTGGCCGCCAAGCCACCCCCGTGGACAGACGACGAGGACGACAGCGACGACGAGGACGATGACAGCGACGACGGGTACGAGGACGGCGACAAGGAGTACGTCGAGTACGCGTACGTGGAGTCGCTGAGCGAGGCCGACCAGGGGCGACTGTGGGCGTACATCGCACTGGCCGGCTACGACGCGGTCCGCGCCGGCGTACCCCTCTTCCGTGACCTGCTCACCGACCCGGACCAGGGGGTGCGGGTCGGGGCCGCGTACGCGCTGGCCTGGTTCCCGGAGGAGGCCGCCGGCAGCGTGCCGGCGCTGGTCGCGGCGGCCGAATCCGGGCGGACGCCCGGCGAGACGGCGACCGCCCTGGTGGCGGCCGGTCTGCTCGGGGCGGCCCCGGACGCCGCGCTGCTCACCGACCCGCGCCCGGTGGTGCGCTGGGCCGCCGCGGTCGCCCGCGCCCGGGTGCTGGGCGACCGGACCGACGACGCGACCGTCGACGAGCTGCTGCGCTGGAGCGCCGTCGTCCCCGAACCGGCCGGGGACGACGATTCCGTGCCGTTCCTCGGCGGGGACCTGTCCGGGTACGCCGGCACGGCGCTGCGGCACGCCGGCCCCCGGCACGCCGACCGGGCGTTCGACGCGCTGCTGGACCGGCTGCCCCGGGTCGACGGGAAGGAAGCGCTGCGGGTGACCGCCGAGGCGCTGCGGCTGGCCTTCCCGGACGGCCGGCTGCCCGCCGGTACGCCGGCGACCGCGCTGACCCCGGCCCAGCGGCGACTGGCCGACACGCTGGTCGGCGCGCCCGGGGCCTGGCTGATCGAC